One genomic window of Diachasmimorpha longicaudata isolate KC_UGA_2023 unplaced genomic scaffold, iyDiaLong2 ctg00000055.1, whole genome shotgun sequence includes the following:
- the LOC135171607 gene encoding uncharacterized protein LOC135171607 — MLRMKRTPLFGRGPYRAPVGEVTPKTPPPTQEWWEMEEMLHQARMETDQYRQYGHPPVRSPPRTRTSETSTYRTPETSTREDSEEPSLPPSPVPSLDIPTPRSLSPIEYPHFQPTSSEDEVAPEKSPLSPSPTPETLSPSPTGSDPEIPDFPLQLSPLRRPPTPRISLMSLHTPSTSSHIPQNQPPKPIPALMSLHIPRPANLPPSSVPSSPKPSINRSHKPSPQRSHYVRRAPGFPQLAPIPKHSPLLFTGCWKCNGAHQASICPIGARRCYFCGRWGEDVRTCPDCRLLP, encoded by the coding sequence ATGCTAAGGATGAAAAGGACTCCCCTCTTCGGGAGAGGGCCATATCGTGCCCCAGTGGGGGAGGTAACCCCCAAAACGCCACCCCCCACCCAGGAATGGTGGGAGATGGAGGAGATGCTCCATCAAGCCCGGATGGAGACGGACCAGTACCGCCAATACGGGCACCCACCGGTCAGGAGCCCCCCCAGGACGAGGACGTCGGAGACGTCCACATACAGGACCCCGGAGACGTCAACCAGGGAAGACTCGGAGGAGccctcccttcccccctcGCCCGTTCCCTCCCTGGACATCCCCACCCCTCGCTCACTCTCCCCCATCGAGTATCCCCACTTCCAACCCACCTCGTCAGAAGACGAGGTCGCCCCCGAAAAATCCCCACTCTCCCCCTCACCAACCCCCGAGACCTTGAGCCCGTCGCCAACCGGCTCCGATCCCGAAATCCCTGATTTCCCCCTTCAACTATCCCCCCTCAGACGTCCACCCACCCCACGAATCTCCCTCATGAGCCTCCACACCCCCTCCACTTCCTCACACATCCCCCAAAATCAACCCCCAAAACCCATCCCTGCTCTGATGTCCCTTCACATCCCTCGACCCGCAAACCTCCCTCCCAGCTCCGTCCCTTCATCCCCCAAACCCTCTATCAATCGCTCCCACAAACCCTCTCCCCAGCGTTCCCATTACGTGAGGCGAGCCCCTGGATTCCCCCAATTGGCCCCCATCCCCAAGCACTCCCCCCTCCTCTTCACCGGTTGCTGGAAGTGCAACGGGGCCCATCAGGCTAGTATTTGCCCCATCGGTGCCCGCCGTTGTTACTTCTGTGGCCGGTGGGGGGAGGATGTTCGTACCTGCCCCGACTGCAGGCTCCTACCCTAA